A single Garra rufa chromosome 9, GarRuf1.0, whole genome shotgun sequence DNA region contains:
- the LOC141343227 gene encoding uncharacterized protein, with the protein MDSAILKCTQSLATAEDMRNQTKLIMQPYANWEEYLTPAPLSIAILGELVFISSSTDFSINKNPPKDGYKFIKYPDSFRACLMQVCNSGWWAFNEAHTSMDQIRLHTAQVPDYMKRAVKILFQDNDEVVKAHLPDQLDNIRVIADECLKLSDATEKRFTDVIKIIQELLEACVNAEHFYGEEMEAIKKKLKEGKLREQSALETKTRTERAVSAMEKELEQAQESYKTALDSLPTGWETIGMDVVGGITQSITSLITGVLSVVTHPVRNMCSATTKLADTWSHITDQESVRDVVAEINAYSKSAEILNCVQSMQREMNVKSENDDIDWINLYDQKNKKTNTNFTAKQFKRISNDLTKVPDCPAKKQAQKLCNDGTKICNQLAKYAPDGKCDKDKSTEIIKEVLDLIESARIFDSKSKDITNFPAISPTPPMMYREENKSGNTSASQKVTENARFAIEQNRAQLNKTRETYEKCKENLENNQKELTEILVTMRNCELKEIDFKTTIEMLVKGMDAMGRVKEQWEKMVHFFQMVSNIVKTSLSKTLTNFVSSSEKTQALSYNAKLFSKDLLYAQAFQACNIASLVHMISGTYTEVSNKYLMDRVSSLGKLMAMDKSKPDFEHERQQLQNGCDDAQRGILMLVLKNKEEFEMKSTERLERIDRELLAILPAVPPEQIKRIQEVVQIGFTEEEEAYI; encoded by the coding sequence ATGGATTctgcaattttaaaatgtactcaaaGCCTTGCCACTGCTGAGGACATGAGGAACCAAACCAAACTTATAATGCAGCCCTATGCCAACTGGGAAGAGTATCTGACTCCAGCACCTCTATCTATAGCCATTCTGGGAGAGCTGGTATTCATCTCATCCTCAACTGATTTCTCTATCAATAAAAATCCACCCAAAGATGGTTATAAATTCATCAAGTACCCTGATTCCTTTCGCGCTTGCCTCATGCAAGTGTGTAACTCTGGCTGGTGGGCATTTAATGAGGCTCATACGAGCATGGATCAGATTCGCCTCCATACTGCCCAAGTTCCAGATTACATGAAGAGAGCTGTGAAGATTCTGTTCCAAGACAATGATGAAGTTGTCAAAGCACATCTTCCTGATCAGCTGGACAATATTAGAGTCATTGCAGATGAATGTCTAAAGTTGTCTGATGCAACTGAAAAGCGTTTCactgatgtcatcaaaatcattcAAGAGCTGCTGGAAGCATGTGTGAATGCAGAGCACTTCTATGGGGAAGAGATGGAAGCAATCAAGAAGAAACTAAAAGAGGGCAAACTGAGGGAGCAGTCAGCACTAGAAACAAAGACAAGGACTGAGAGGGCAGTGAGTGCCATGGAAAAGGAACTGGAACAGGCTCAGGAGAGCTACAAGACAGCTCTGGATTCTCTCCCTACTGGATGGGAAACGATTGGCATGGATGTGGTTGGTGGTATAACACAGAGCATTACAAGCCTGATTACTGGAGTATTATCTGTTGTTACTCACCCAGTAAGAAACATGTGTTCTGCAACAACAAAGTTAGCTGATACCTGGAGCCACATTACAGATCAGGAAAGTGTAAGAGATGTGGTTGCTGAAATAAATGCATATAGTAAGTCTGCTGAAATTTTAAATTGCGTTCAGAGTATGCAGCGGGAAATGAATGTGAAGAGTGAGAATGATGACATTGACTGGATAAATCTGTATGATCAGAAGAATAAAAAGACAAACACGAATTTCACAGCAAAACAGTTTAAAAGAATCAGTAATGATTTAACGAAAGTCCCTGACTGCCCAGCAAAGAAACAAGCTCAGAAGTTATGCAATGATGGCACGAAAATATGCAACCAGTTGGCAAAATATGCACCTGATGGCAAATGTGACAAAGACAAAAGCACTGAGATAATAAAAGAGGTCTTGGATCTGATCGAGTCAGCTCGTATTTTTGATAGCAAAAGCAAAGACATCACAAATTTTCCAGCCATTTCTCCAACACCTCCAATGATGTACAGAGAAGAAAACAAATCAGGGAACACGAGTGCTTCTCAGAAGGTCACAGAGAATGCGAGATTTGCCATAGAGCAGAACCGAGCTCAGCTGAACAAGACAAGAGAGACCTATGAGAAGTGTAAGGAGAACCTAGAGAACAACCAGAAGGAACTAACTGAAATCCTCGTCACTATGAGAAATTGTGAACTGAAAGAGATTGACTTCAAAACTACCATAGAGATGCTGGTCAAAGGAATGGATGCTATGGGGAGAGTGAAAGAGCAATGGGAGAAGATGGTTCACTTCTTTCAGATGGTTTCCAACATTGTGAAAACCAGCCTGAGCAAAACTCTCACAAACTTTGTCTCCTCATCAGAAAAAACACAAGCCCTTTCCTACAATGCAAAGCTCTTCTCAAAAGATCTGCTCTATGCTCAAGCCTTCCAAGCCTGTAACATTGCTAGTCTGGTCCATATGATCTCTGGAACATACACAGAAGTTTCCAACAAGTACCTGATGGATCGTGTCAGTTCACTGGGCAAACTGATGGCCATGGATAAAAGTAAGCCGGATTTTGAGCATGAGCGACAACAGCTCCAGAATGGCTGTGATGACGCACAAAGAGGCATCTTAATGCTTGTCCTGAAGAATAAAGAGGAGTTTGAGATGAAGAGCACAGAAAGACTTGAAAGGATTGATCGAGAGTTGCTTGCCATTCTGCCTGCTGTTCCTCCAGAGCAAATCAAAAGAATTCAAGAGGTTGTTCAAATTGGGTTCACTGAAGAAGAAGAAGCATACATCTGA
- the fdps gene encoding farnesyl pyrophosphate synthase: MGDSRCSNGVQQKGKMFSDAQLFDLEFEKLVSELTEQDFTDPVLTDALNRLREVLRYNAPGGKRNRGLSVIGSLRELVSSSELPPDEVHRALLVGWCIELLQAFFLVADDIMDASLTRRGQPCWYKKEGIGLDAINDAFLLEGAIYRLLRRHCRGQRYYVHLLELFTETSFQTELGQTLDLMTAPPHKIDLDRFTMERYKAIVKYKTAFYSFYLPVAAAMYMAGIENETEHNNAKTILLEMGEFFQIQDDYLDCYGDPAVTGKIGTDIQDNKCSWLVVTALGIMTPEQRAELEACYGRSDAESVERVKALYDTLEMPIRYHQHEEESYRRLQKLIQLHAKNLPHAVFLNFAKKIYKRNK, translated from the exons ATG GGTGACAGCAGGTGCAGTAACGGTGTCCAGCAGAAAGGCAAGATGTTTTCAGATGCTCAGCTCTTTgatttggagtttgaaaagttgGTGTCCGAACTTACAGAGCAGGACTTCACTGATCCAGTTCTCACTGATGCCCTCAACAGACTCAGAGAG GTGCTTCGGTATAATGCTCCTGGAGGCAAGAGAAACCGAGGTTTGTCTGTGATTGGATCTCTACGGGAGCTGGTCTCTTCTTCTGAACTGCCACCTGATGAAGTTCACAGAGCCCTTTTGGTTGGATGGTGCATTGAACTG CTTCAGGCATTTTTCTTGGTGGCTGATGACATTATGGATGCATCCCTGACAAGAAGGGGTCAACCCTGTTGGTATAAGAAG GAAGGTATTGGTCTGGATGCCATTAATGATGCTTTTCTCCTGGAGGGGGCGATCTACCGCCTGCTTCGCAGACATTGCAGAGGACAGCGCTACTATGTCCATCTGCTTGAGCTTTTTACAGAG acctCTTTCCAGACAGAGCTAGGTCAGACTTTAGATCTGATGACGGCACCTCCACACAAAATTGACCTTGATCGCTTCACAATGGAGAG GTACAAAGCCATTGTGAAATACAAGACCGCATTCTACTCCTTTTATCTACCTGTAGCTGCAGCCATGTACATG GCAGGGATTGAAAATGAGACTGAACACAACAATGCTAAAACAATTTTACTTGAGATGGGAGAGTTCTTTCAGATTCAG GATGACTACCTGGATTGTTATGGTGACCCCGCTGTGACTGGAAAGATTGGCACGGATATCCAGGACAACAAATGCAGCTGGCTGGTGGTGACTGCACTGGGCATCATGACACCTGAACAGAGGGCAGAACTTGAG GCGTGTTACGGACGTAGTGATGCTGAAAGTGTCGAACGGGTCAAGGCTTTGTATGATACTCTGGAAATGCCTATCCGATATCATCAACATGAGGAGGAGAGCTATCGCCGCCTTCAAAAACTCATTCAGCTTCATGCCAAGAATCTGCCTCATGCTGTGTTTCTTAATTTTGCcaagaaaatatataaaagaaacaaATAA